Proteins encoded by one window of Streptomyces sp. LX-29:
- a CDS encoding IS630 family transposase → MSRPGPKIPPLSVTDAQRVVLEGWVRRRTTAQALAQRSRIVLECAEGHSIMEVSRRLQVTPDTVRTWRRRFLERGLDGLSDEPRPGVPRKITDADVERVIVKTLEETPKNATHWSTRSMAAATGMSQSAISRIWRAFALAPHRSQTFKLSTDPLFIDKVRDVVGLYLDPPEKALVLCVDEKSQIQALDRSQPVLPMVPGVPERRSHDYVRAGTTTLFAALEVATGKVIGSLHRRHRAVEFKKFLAKLDKEVPADLEVHLILDNYVTHKTPAVKKWLLAHPRFHLHFTPTSSSWLNLVERWFAELTQKKLKRGVHRSVQALERDIRAWLADWNDHPRPFVWTKTADEILDKVAAYCRRVSDSGH, encoded by the coding sequence CTCAAGCGCTGGCCCAGCGGTCGCGGATCGTGCTGGAGTGCGCCGAAGGGCACTCGATCATGGAGGTCTCCCGTCGACTGCAGGTCACTCCGGACACGGTCCGCACCTGGCGGCGACGCTTCCTCGAACGTGGCCTGGATGGACTGTCCGACGAGCCCCGGCCTGGTGTCCCACGGAAGATCACCGACGCGGACGTCGAGCGGGTCATCGTCAAAACGCTGGAAGAGACACCGAAGAACGCCACCCACTGGTCGACCAGGTCCATGGCGGCGGCCACAGGGATGTCGCAGTCGGCGATCTCGCGGATCTGGCGCGCATTCGCGCTGGCGCCTCACCGGTCGCAGACGTTCAAGCTCTCCACAGATCCCCTGTTCATCGACAAGGTCCGCGATGTCGTGGGCCTCTACCTCGATCCGCCGGAGAAGGCCCTGGTTCTGTGCGTGGACGAGAAGTCGCAGATCCAGGCCCTGGACCGGTCTCAGCCCGTTCTGCCGATGGTGCCCGGAGTCCCTGAGCGCCGCAGTCACGACTACGTCCGCGCCGGCACCACCACCCTGTTCGCCGCTCTTGAGGTCGCCACCGGCAAGGTGATCGGCTCTCTCCACCGCCGGCACAGGGCCGTTGAGTTCAAGAAGTTCCTGGCCAAGCTCGACAAGGAGGTGCCCGCGGACCTCGAGGTCCATCTCATCCTGGACAACTACGTCACCCACAAGACACCCGCGGTCAAGAAGTGGCTGCTGGCCCACCCGCGCTTCCACCTGCACTTCACGCCCACCAGTTCCTCGTGGCTGAACCTGGTGGAGCGGTGGTTCGCCGAGCTCACGCAGAAGAAGCTCAAGCGGGGCGTCCACCGCTCCGTCCAGGCACTGGAACGCGACATCCGGGCCTGGCTCGCCGACTGGAACGACCACCCACGGCCGTTCGTCTGGACCAAGACCGCCGACGAGATCCTCGACAAAGTCGCCGCCTACTGCCGAAGAGTCTCTGACTCAGGTCACTAG